One genomic region from Ignavibacteriales bacterium encodes:
- a CDS encoding flagellar FliJ family protein — translation MSKFRFKFESVKRVKEAFEKKAQKELAQLDLIIAKHQDLKQKLVDEINDLRNSAYKKKMNISELQFIGGYDTVLKQQLEMQSEVINQLEKKREKKIEEVVIKTKEKKILNQLEESYRETFYKDINMAELKNFDEIAVQNFNKAKK, via the coding sequence ATGTCAAAATTCAGATTCAAATTTGAATCGGTAAAAAGAGTTAAAGAAGCTTTTGAAAAGAAAGCACAGAAAGAACTAGCCCAGTTAGATTTGATTATTGCTAAGCACCAGGATTTAAAACAAAAACTTGTAGATGAAATAAATGATTTGCGAAACTCGGCTTACAAAAAGAAAATGAATATTTCTGAATTACAATTTATAGGTGGATACGATACAGTGCTTAAACAACAGCTTGAAATGCAATCAGAAGTTATAAACCAGCTCGAAAAAAAGCGCGAGAAAAAAATTGAGGAAGTTGTAATCAAAACTAAAGAGAAAAAAATATTAAACCAGCTTGAAGAATCTTATCGGGAAACTTTTTATAAAGATATAAACATGGCAGAACTTAAAAACTTTGATGAGATAGCAGTGCAAAATTTTAATAAGGCTAAAAAATGA